Proteins encoded in a region of the Isoalcanivorax pacificus W11-5 genome:
- a CDS encoding alpha/beta fold hydrolase, whose protein sequence is MPDQDRISARAASTGASASAAHDGTSTLFVGDNNLVLRATRFGDQDAPVVLLLHGGGQTRHAWADTGRALAAAGYCAIALDARGHGNSDWCPQGDYSARALISDLRAILESLPCTPYIVGASMGGLTAMLTLGEHPELACRGLVLVDVAPRLERDGVRRIIEFMRRHRDGFDSLEQVRDAVAAYNPARKAPQDAQGLRKNLREDSSGRLHWHWDPAFLDHAVIPEGDEGMFGQARLNRAARRLSLPVLLIRGYHSDVLSDQGARELMALMPQAHYLVLEQAGHMVAGDRNSIFTSAVQRFLYDLESNNAAPLSSPSKQGVTL, encoded by the coding sequence ATGCCTGACCAAGATCGGATCTCGGCCCGCGCCGCCAGTACCGGTGCCAGTGCCAGTGCCGCTCACGACGGTACCTCCACGCTGTTTGTTGGTGACAACAATCTGGTACTGCGCGCCACCCGCTTCGGTGATCAGGATGCCCCTGTGGTGCTGCTACTGCATGGCGGCGGCCAGACCCGCCACGCCTGGGCCGATACCGGCCGAGCGCTGGCCGCAGCCGGCTACTGTGCTATTGCTCTGGACGCCCGCGGCCACGGCAATAGCGACTGGTGCCCACAGGGCGACTACAGCGCCCGCGCCCTGATCAGCGACCTTCGCGCCATACTCGAGTCACTGCCCTGCACCCCTTATATTGTCGGCGCTTCCATGGGGGGGCTGACCGCAATGCTGACGCTGGGAGAACACCCTGAACTGGCCTGTCGCGGGCTGGTGCTAGTGGATGTGGCACCGCGGCTGGAACGTGACGGGGTGCGGCGGATCATCGAGTTCATGCGGCGCCACCGGGACGGCTTCGATTCGCTGGAGCAGGTGCGGGACGCGGTCGCCGCCTATAACCCCGCACGCAAGGCACCACAGGATGCACAAGGCCTGCGCAAGAATCTGCGCGAGGACAGCAGTGGCCGTCTGCACTGGCACTGGGACCCGGCGTTTCTCGATCACGCTGTCATTCCCGAGGGCGATGAAGGCATGTTCGGTCAGGCCCGGCTGAACCGGGCGGCGCGCCGCCTGAGCCTGCCGGTACTGCTTATTCGCGGTTATCACAGCGATGTTCTCAGCGACCAGGGTGCCCGGGAGCTGATGGCGTTGATGCCGCAAGCGCACTACCTCGTACTTGAGCAGGCCGGACACATGGTGGCCGGCGATCGCAACAGCATTTTTACCTCTGCAGTCCAGCGCTTTCTTTACGACCTGGAAAGCAATAATGCGGCCCCTTTATCTTCCCCCAGCAAGCAGGGAGTCACCCTATGA
- a CDS encoding metal-dependent hydrolase, translating to MKKSSTVTAIRKLTGAMVGIPPRHIDFRFPESMPKYFYGGNATATTFFAMLSGFFPPGERYFMESVRQFRDRVTDDNLRAAISGFMGQEAIHGREHDRLNELLAERGFDMKAPDRFVRIGLAILEKLPASTRLAATTFMEHFTALLAEQLLEDKQFRQQADPEMIKIWQWHALEELEHKAVAYDVYELVGNTRTERVAAALASMLVLLPMLGITWSWMLAQDRQLGNVPDNIKGLSILFGRGGFVSRILPRLPEFMGACFHPDNHDTKALESRWRDKLFAEGGDLYHEYRNNVA from the coding sequence ATGAAAAAATCCAGCACTGTGACCGCGATCAGAAAGCTGACTGGCGCCATGGTCGGCATTCCACCACGCCATATCGATTTCCGCTTTCCGGAATCGATGCCGAAGTATTTTTACGGTGGTAACGCTACCGCCACCACCTTCTTTGCCATGCTGTCCGGCTTCTTTCCGCCCGGCGAGCGCTACTTCATGGAGTCTGTTCGACAGTTCCGAGACCGCGTCACAGACGACAACCTGCGCGCAGCGATATCCGGGTTCATGGGTCAGGAGGCGATTCACGGACGTGAGCATGACCGCCTGAATGAGCTGCTCGCGGAACGGGGTTTTGACATGAAGGCGCCAGACAGATTTGTCAGAATCGGCCTTGCCATTCTCGAAAAACTGCCTGCAAGTACGCGTCTGGCAGCCACCACCTTCATGGAGCACTTTACCGCGCTTCTGGCCGAGCAGTTACTCGAAGACAAACAGTTTCGTCAGCAGGCGGATCCGGAAATGATCAAGATCTGGCAATGGCATGCGCTGGAAGAGCTGGAGCACAAGGCTGTCGCCTATGACGTTTACGAGCTTGTCGGCAATACCCGTACCGAGCGCGTGGCTGCCGCGTTGGCCTCCATGCTGGTGCTGTTACCGATGCTCGGCATCACCTGGAGCTGGATGCTGGCCCAGGACCGCCAACTGGGCAACGTGCCTGACAACATCAAGGGCCTCAGTATCCTGTTCGGCCGCGGCGGCTTTGTTTCCCGCATTTTGCCGCGCCTTCCAGAATTTATGGGCGCATGTTTCCACCCTGATAATCACGATACCAAGGCACTTGAAAGCCGTTGGCGTGATAAGCTATTCGCGGAGGGTGGTGATCTATACCATGAGTACCGCAACAACGTAGCCTAA
- a CDS encoding GMC family oxidoreductase: MSKYDFIIVGAGSAGCVLANRLSEGGRYRVCLIEAGPHDNSGFVNVPFGVIGLIKEGKRNWGYYTSEQKHLGNRKLYWPRGKTLGGSSSINAMVYIRGQHQDYDDWAAEGASGWDWESVRPIFNAHENNEHYPADSWHGVGGPLNVTRVRDINPLTPLFVKAGEELGYPRNDDFNGPEQAGFGLFQVTQKDGRRWSAARAFLDPARARENLHILTDTLVTRVLIDSGRATGVEVCDSAGKISTIEASAEVILAGGAINSPQLLMLSGVGDREHLAEVGIACQHHAPEVGGNLQDHLDMTIMVKDRSRQAIGMSPFFVPRLIRAFYDYFRHRRGFLASNAAEAGAFVSVLSEPSRPDVQLHFLPAFLRDHGRELTPGFGCTIHVCQLRPKSRGRIRLASKDPLAAPLIDPNYLSHPDDMAVLREGVKLARKVFHSEAFSPAFGGDDQPDVSIVSDADIEKDIRARAETIYHPVGTCRMGNDNQAVVDTRLRVNGVRGLRVADASIMPLIISGNTNASCMMIGEQAARFILEEQGRA; this comes from the coding sequence ATGAGCAAGTATGATTTCATCATTGTCGGTGCCGGTTCTGCGGGCTGTGTGCTCGCTAATCGGCTCAGCGAGGGTGGCCGCTATCGTGTCTGCCTGATCGAGGCAGGCCCCCATGACAACAGTGGTTTCGTTAACGTGCCTTTCGGAGTAATCGGCCTGATCAAGGAAGGCAAGCGCAACTGGGGTTACTATACCTCGGAGCAGAAGCATCTCGGCAACAGAAAGCTCTACTGGCCGCGTGGCAAGACTCTGGGGGGCAGCAGCTCGATCAATGCCATGGTCTACATCCGTGGCCAGCATCAGGATTATGACGACTGGGCTGCCGAAGGGGCATCTGGCTGGGACTGGGAAAGCGTTCGACCGATCTTCAATGCGCACGAGAACAATGAGCATTATCCTGCGGATAGTTGGCATGGCGTTGGTGGCCCGTTGAATGTTACCCGGGTCCGCGATATCAACCCGCTCACGCCGTTGTTTGTCAAGGCGGGCGAAGAGCTTGGCTATCCCCGCAACGACGATTTCAACGGTCCCGAGCAGGCCGGTTTCGGGCTTTTCCAGGTGACGCAGAAGGACGGTCGGCGCTGGAGTGCTGCGCGGGCCTTTCTGGACCCGGCAAGAGCGCGCGAAAACCTGCATATTCTGACCGACACACTGGTTACCCGAGTGCTGATTGATAGCGGCAGGGCAACCGGAGTTGAGGTTTGTGACAGCGCCGGGAAGATTTCAACCATCGAAGCAAGTGCCGAAGTGATACTGGCCGGCGGAGCAATCAATTCGCCACAACTTCTGATGCTGTCCGGGGTGGGTGATCGAGAGCATCTGGCCGAGGTCGGCATTGCCTGCCAGCACCACGCTCCGGAAGTGGGTGGCAATCTTCAGGATCATCTGGACATGACGATCATGGTCAAGGATCGGAGTCGGCAGGCCATCGGCATGTCGCCGTTTTTCGTGCCACGGCTGATCCGGGCGTTCTACGACTATTTCCGTCACCGTCGCGGCTTTCTCGCCAGTAATGCTGCTGAAGCGGGAGCTTTTGTCAGCGTGCTCAGTGAGCCGTCGCGACCGGATGTGCAGCTGCATTTTCTGCCGGCATTTTTGCGTGATCATGGTCGCGAGCTGACGCCGGGATTTGGTTGCACCATTCATGTTTGTCAGTTGCGCCCGAAGAGTCGAGGTCGCATTCGCCTGGCCAGTAAGGATCCGTTGGCCGCGCCCCTGATTGATCCTAACTATCTCTCTCATCCGGATGACATGGCAGTGTTGCGCGAAGGGGTCAAGCTGGCTAGAAAAGTGTTCCACAGCGAGGCATTTTCTCCGGCCTTTGGTGGCGATGATCAGCCTGACGTGAGCATCGTCAGCGACGCGGATATTGAGAAGGATATTCGCGCCCGAGCTGAAACTATTTATCATCCAGTGGGAACTTGCCGCATGGGCAATGACAATCAAGCGGTAGTGGATACGCGTCTGCGTGTCAATGGTGTACGTGGTTTGCGGGTTGCGGACGCATCGATCATGCCTCTTATTATCAGTGGTAATACCAACGCATCCTGCATGATGATCGGAGAGCAGGCGGCACGTTTTATCCTCGAGGAGCAGGGGCGGGCATGA
- a CDS encoding flavin-containing monooxygenase, with product MKHPHLDVLIIGAGLSGIGAACHLSRKCPDLHYGIVERRKRMGGTWDLFRYPGIRSDSDMFTLGYNFRPWTDTKMLADGPSIRNYIEDTANQYRVKKHIRFGLKVISEEWDSSKKRWTITALNEESGDEETFTAGFLFNCTGYYNYDAGYTPKIPGIGRFGGEVIHPQHWPENYDYSGKRVVVIGSGATAVTLVPAMADKAAHVTMLQRSPTYVATVPEQDLISHNLRRFLPEMAVYRMARARNILLQRTVFKLSISKPKAIRRLLLAAARKQLGPDFDMTHFEPHYNPWEERMCAVPKGDLFKVLREGKASVVTDQIDTVTKTGIKLKSGELLPADVIITATGLDLQMFGGAALRVDGKDISIPDTMLYKGLMLENVPNMALVFGYTNSSWTLKADIACEFVCRLLKYMKSIGADKVTPVDDEHCGTDLNFLNLRSGYIQRANDRLPRQGSKLPWQNLNDYLRDLPALRYGNLDDGKLHFEGVNLHASKRGLVQQLLGS from the coding sequence ATGAAACATCCTCACCTTGATGTGCTCATCATTGGCGCCGGCCTGTCCGGCATCGGCGCGGCCTGTCACCTGAGCCGCAAGTGCCCGGATCTGCACTACGGCATTGTTGAACGTCGCAAACGCATGGGCGGCACCTGGGATCTGTTTCGCTATCCAGGCATCCGCTCGGACTCAGATATGTTTACCCTCGGCTACAATTTTCGCCCTTGGACCGATACAAAAATGTTGGCCGACGGCCCGTCAATTCGTAACTACATTGAAGATACAGCCAACCAGTACCGGGTCAAAAAGCACATCCGGTTCGGCCTCAAGGTCATCTCGGAAGAATGGGACAGCAGCAAGAAACGCTGGACCATAACCGCGCTAAACGAGGAAAGCGGCGACGAGGAAACCTTTACCGCCGGATTCCTGTTCAACTGCACCGGCTATTACAACTATGACGCCGGCTACACCCCGAAAATACCGGGTATCGGCCGCTTTGGCGGCGAGGTGATTCATCCGCAACACTGGCCGGAAAATTACGACTATAGTGGTAAGCGTGTTGTGGTGATCGGCAGTGGCGCCACCGCCGTGACGCTGGTACCAGCGATGGCCGACAAGGCAGCCCATGTCACCATGCTGCAGCGGTCACCGACTTATGTAGCAACTGTGCCGGAACAGGATCTGATTTCACACAATCTGCGCCGATTCCTGCCGGAGATGGCAGTATACCGGATGGCCCGAGCCCGCAACATCCTGCTTCAGCGGACCGTTTTCAAATTGTCTATCAGCAAACCAAAAGCGATTCGCCGACTGCTGCTGGCCGCCGCGCGCAAGCAGCTTGGGCCGGATTTCGACATGACGCATTTCGAGCCGCACTACAATCCGTGGGAAGAGCGCATGTGTGCGGTGCCAAAGGGCGATCTGTTCAAGGTGCTGCGCGAAGGCAAAGCCTCGGTGGTCACCGACCAGATCGACACGGTAACCAAAACCGGCATCAAGCTGAAATCCGGCGAGCTGCTACCCGCCGACGTCATTATCACCGCCACCGGACTCGACCTGCAGATGTTCGGAGGTGCCGCGCTGCGTGTCGACGGCAAGGATATCAGCATCCCCGACACCATGCTGTACAAGGGGCTGATGCTTGAAAACGTGCCGAATATGGCGCTGGTTTTCGGCTATACCAATTCGTCCTGGACACTCAAGGCCGATATTGCCTGCGAGTTTGTCTGTCGCCTGCTCAAGTATATGAAGAGCATCGGTGCTGACAAGGTGACGCCGGTGGACGATGAGCACTGCGGGACCGACCTGAACTTCCTGAACCTGCGCTCGGGTTACATCCAGCGTGCCAATGACCGCCTGCCGCGCCAGGGCAGCAAGCTGCCATGGCAGAACCTGAACGACTACCTGCGCGACCTGCCAGCACTGCGCTACGGCAACCTTGACGATGGCAAGCTGCATTTTGAAGGGGTCAACCTGCATGCATCCAAACGCGGGCTGGTGCAGCAACTTCTTGGCAGCTGA
- a CDS encoding SDR family NAD(P)-dependent oxidoreductase, translated as MKTFSGKVAAITGAGSGIGQATAIALAREGCHLALSDISEQSLEGTVERLAGYPVRISTHLVDVSDRDAVYRYADDTVSEHGKVNIIMNNAGVGLGETVENMSYDNFEWLMNINFWGVVYGTKAFLPHLKRSRDGHIINISSVFGIIGVPTQSAYNAAKFAVRGFTESLREELDIEQCGVSATSVHPGGVKTNIARNSRMGDMGDFGMGDKEDIAAMFEKIAMTTPESAARTILAGVRKNQRRVLVGADAVMLDTAQRLMPTGYQRLLEALFRMNQGKKKTSQGIA; from the coding sequence ATGAAAACTTTCTCCGGCAAAGTCGCCGCCATTACTGGCGCCGGTTCGGGAATCGGTCAGGCCACTGCTATTGCTCTGGCAAGGGAAGGCTGTCATCTGGCCCTTTCCGACATCAGTGAGCAAAGTCTGGAAGGGACCGTCGAGAGATTGGCCGGCTATCCGGTCAGAATCAGCACCCATCTGGTCGACGTGAGTGATCGTGATGCTGTCTATCGCTATGCGGACGACACGGTGTCCGAGCATGGCAAGGTCAATATCATCATGAACAATGCCGGTGTCGGTCTCGGCGAAACTGTCGAAAACATGAGTTACGACAATTTTGAATGGCTCATGAATATCAACTTCTGGGGCGTGGTGTACGGCACCAAGGCATTCCTGCCGCACCTGAAACGCTCCCGCGACGGCCATATCATCAATATTTCCAGCGTCTTCGGCATCATCGGCGTGCCGACCCAGTCGGCGTACAACGCGGCCAAGTTTGCCGTGCGCGGCTTTACCGAGTCGCTGCGCGAGGAGCTGGACATTGAGCAATGCGGCGTCAGCGCCACCTCGGTGCATCCGGGCGGCGTCAAAACCAATATCGCCCGCAACAGCCGCATGGGTGACATGGGGGACTTCGGCATGGGCGACAAAGAAGATATCGCCGCAATGTTTGAGAAAATCGCCATGACCACACCGGAATCTGCCGCCAGAACCATTCTCGCCGGCGTGCGCAAGAATCAGCGCCGGGTGCTGGTGGGTGCGGATGCGGTAATGCTCGACACTGCCCAGCGCCTGATGCCGACTGGCTATCAACGCCTGTTGGAGGCACTGTTCAGAATGAATCAGGGCAAGAAAAAGACATCGCAGGGCATCGCCTGA